In the genome of bacterium, the window GGAGCGCTGGCCGTCGATCTCCTTGTTGGGATCGGTCATGTTGCAGAAGACTTGTTCGACACCGCCGCCGCCCTCGGTGATGACCACGCCCTTGCCGGCCCGGGCCATCGCCTCCAGCACCGGCCATTCCACCTGCAGGTTCCACGCGTAGTCGTACTCCCCCGTCTCCAGCACGGCGCGCGCGGCGGAGACCGCATCCCCGCCGCCTTTCAGCTGCACCTGCTGGAACGCCGGTTTGCTGGGCTCTCGGTAGTTCTCGTTGATCGAGTAGACGACAAGATCGCCGGGCCGGAACGTGTCAACCTTATAGGGGCCCGTGCCGAACGACTTCAGGTTGAAGGGGGCGTTCCGCGCGTTGGCGCCGACGAAGGTTTCCAGCGCGTGCTTGGGCAGCACCATCCCGTTCTCGCCGACAAACGGAAGGAACCAAGCCGGGGTTGGCGCTTTGAACGTGATCTTGACGGTGGTGGGGTTGACCGCTTCCACCTTTTCGATGTTGTCATAGCTCGCGTAGGTGGTCGATCCTGTCTCCTTGTTGATGACGAACTGATGTGTGAAGGCCACGTCGACGGAGGTAAACGGCTGGCCGTCGGCCCATTTGACCCCCGGCTTTAGTTTGTAGGTCACCGACTTCCCATCAGGCGACAGCCCCCCGTTGGCCCGAGAGGGGACCTCGGCGGCCAGCACAGGCGTGAATACGCCGGCCGCGTTCACCGTCAGCAGCGGCTCGAGGCACAACCGCGAGGCGTGGAAATCTTTGCTCCCGATGGCGAGGTGCGGGTTCACGATCGTTGGCGCTTGCCAGTAGAGCAGTTTCAGCACTCCGCTCTCTCCTCGCCTCCCCATGGCGGCGCGGGCGGGTTGGAGCCCAGCCCCGGCGAGCGCCGACAGGATCGCACTTGTGGAAAGCCCCAGCATCGCCAGGTGGGCGATGACCTCACGCCGGGAGAGGCGTCCGGTCTTTCCCAGTGTGACAATTTGATGCACGTCATCCTTTCGCATGTGCTACCCCCCCCGTGATTGGCTTCGGCAGGATTCGTGATGTACCTAAGAACTCCTCCGGCTGCGCTGCCTGCCGCCGGCTTCACGATTTCTTTATCATACGCGCGAAGAACTGGGGGTGTTCGCGGTGGGTTAGGCTTCCTCGAAGAGATGTTCTCCCCGGTGGAGACGGTAGGCGATCTGGTAGGTTTGCCCCTGCGCGCGCACCGTCGGCGCGTGCGCGGCCAGGTAGCGGGCCGCGGCGATCAGGGCCGTTGGGGCCTCGGGGGTTTCCCGAAGCCGGGCGAAGAGGCGGAACGCCCCCTCCACCGTTTGGATCGTGTGGAAGTCGCGGTCCTCTCGCAGGAGCACGAAGCCCAGCACCGCCTGCAGCTTCTCGGGGGCACCCCCGCTGTGGAGATACTGTGCGGCGAGCCCGCCGGCCTCGTTCACCTGTTGCTGGCGGTCCAGCAGTCCCGGGAGGTCGTGAAGGATCGCCTCGGGGTCC includes:
- a CDS encoding peptide ABC transporter substrate-binding protein; translation: MRKDDVHQIVTLGKTGRLSRREVIAHLAMLGLSTSAILSALAGAGLQPARAAMGRRGESGVLKLLYWQAPTIVNPHLAIGSKDFHASRLCLEPLLTVNAAGVFTPVLAAEVPSRANGGLSPDGKSVTYKLKPGVKWADGQPFTSVDVAFTHQFVINKETGSTTYASYDNIEKVEAVNPTTVKITFKAPTPAWFLPFVGENGMVLPKHALETFVGANARNAPFNLKSFGTGPYKVDTFRPGDLVVYSINENYREPSKPAFQQVQLKGGGDAVSAARAVLETGEYDYAWNLQVEWPVLEAMARAGKGVVITEGGGGVEQVFCNMTDPNKEIDGQRSSVKAPHPFLSDLKVRQAFGLGLDRETVAKQLYGLEGDPTVNVLTTPTRFRSKNLKLVFDVAKANQLLDEAGWQRGPDGIRQKGGVKLQVTYQTSVNTLRQKEQEIVKAGWAKIGVATTLKSVDAGVFFSSSPGNNDTLAHFYTDVQMYTGTFGSPFPSSYMNRFYSGDPAKDLAQKENNWSGRNVNRWVNKEFNQMFDQAQVELDQQKNDALWVKMNDLVVTQGASLPLIDRRIVSARAKSLDVGENMSPFDDEPRNIADWRRKT